In Rosa chinensis cultivar Old Blush chromosome 1, RchiOBHm-V2, whole genome shotgun sequence, a genomic segment contains:
- the LOC112196075 gene encoding putative receptor-like protein kinase At4g00960 isoform X2 → MVFSSFGFGIFLSVQLLVLVIIEAVDLHFVCSNNRGNYTNGSVYQKNLDDFLSSLVTNKSSNGYGFYKSSFGQDDDVVDKVHAIGLCRPDLIPDASLSTFNDSAYNLTRACPNQKEAIIWNGYCMVRYSNRSFHLELSPSYNQSTTRNLSSSDVDSFNVDSFNSELEGLIRGMKYQAAAGGLQKKFATEKRRVMYSNNQSIFGKVQCIPDLSEEECGVCLDEGLRQLQKCCYGMDSATFGNPSCNLMYEVFTSDDPAEYGEPRTLSHPTPPSAKNLGGNKKSSTSAGTVIIIAMATVVSFLILIMSICIYLRVKYKRKRIEEEMKSAEALQFDFRSIRAATNNFSEANKLGRGGFGIVYSGILPDDKDIAVKRLSRDSAQGDLEFKTEVSLVARLQHRNLVRLLGFCLGKNEKILVYEFVPNGSLDQFIFGEVKRAHLDWDVRYKIIVGIARGLLYLHEDSRLKIIHRDLKASNILLDADMNPKIADFGMARLFDLDQSQGETRRVVGTYGYMAPEYVMRGQFSVKSDVFSFGVLVLEIVSGQKNSSFRNRGNVEDLLSYAWKNWRADTASNIIDPILSSGSRTEMMRCINIGLLCVQQNIADRPTMTSVILMLTGNSLTLPVPSQPAFFMGASDFSKVVELDQAQSSSSVQKSVNEASITELSPR, encoded by the exons ATGGTTTTCTCAAGTTTTGGATTTGGAATTTTCCTTTCTGTACAACTTCTGGTACTCGTTATCATTGAAGCCGTTGATCTACACTTCGTTTGTTCAAACAACAGGGGTAACTACACCAACGGTAGTGTCTATCAGAAAAACCTCGACgactttctctcctccctcGTCACTAATAAGAGCAGCAACGGCTATGGCTTCTACAAATCCTCTTTTGGCCAAGACGATGATGTCGTCGACAAGGTTCATGCCATCGGGCTTTGTAGACCGGATCTTATACCGGATGCTTCCCTCAGTACCTTCAACGACTCGGCATACAATCTCACAAGGGCTTGTCCAAATCAGAAGGAGGCAATCATATGGAATGGGTATTGCATGGTACGCTACTCCAACCGCTCCTTTCATCTTGAGCTTTCTCCTAGTTACAATCAATCGACCACGAGAAACCTATCGTCGTCGGATGTCGATTCATTCAATGTCGATTCATTCAATTCTGAGCTGGAGGGGTTAATCAGAGGAATGAAATATCAAGCAGCTGCAGGTGGTCTTCAGAAAAAGTTTGCAACGGAAAAGAGAAGGGTTATGTATTCCAACAATCAATCAATATTTGGTAAAGTACAGTGCATTCCGGACTTGTCGGAGGAAGAGTGCGGTGTCTGCTTGGATGAGGGTCTGAGACAGCTTCAGAAATGTTGTTATGGGATGGATTCTGCGACATTTGGTAATCCGAGCTGTAATTTGATGTATGAAGTTTTCACCTCCGATGATCCAGCTGAATATGGTGAACCACGAACACTATCTCATCCTACTCCGCCATCAGCTAAAAATTTAGGag GAAATAAGAAGAGCAGCACATCTGCAGGGACCGTCATCATTATTGCTATGGCAACGGTTGTTTCCTTCTTGATTCTAATTATGTCCATCTGCATCTATCTGAGAGTGAAgtataaaaggaaaagaattgaAG AAGAAATGAAATCTGCGGAAGCTTTGCAATTCGACTTTCGCTCCATTAGAGCTGCCACAAATAACTTTTCGGAAGCAAATAAACTTGGACGGGGAGGGTTTGGTATTGTTTACAGT GGTATACTTCCCGATGATAAGGACATAGCGGTTAAAAGGCTTTCGAGGGATTCTGCACAAGGAGATTTAGAATTCAAAACTGAGGTCTCGCTAGTGGCCAGGCTTCAACATAGGAATTTGGTTAGGCTTCTTGGTTTTTGCTtgggaaaaaatgaaaagattcTTGTTTATGAGTTTGTCCCTAACGGAAGTCTTGATCAATTCATATTTG GTGAAGTCAAGCGCGCACATTTGGATTGGGATGTTCGCTACAAAATCATAGTAGGCATTGCGAGAGGGCTCCTTTACCTCCATGAAGATTCTCGTCTTAAAATCATTCACCGTGATCTCAAAGCTAGCAACATTCTATTAGATGCAGACATGAACcccaaaattgcagattttggtaTGGCGAGATTGTTTGATCTTGATCAATCACAAGGCGAAACCAGACGAGTTGTGGGAACTTA CGGATATATGGCTCCAGAGTATGTGATGCGTGGACAATTTTCGGTTAAGTCTGATGTCTTTAGCTTTGGTGTCTTAGTTTTGGAGATAGTAAGTGGACAAAAGAATAGTTCTTTTCGTAATAGAGGAAATGTGGAGGATCTTCTAAGCTAT GCATGGAAAAATTGGAGAGCAGATACGGCTTCAAATATAATAGATCCCATCTTGAGTTCTGGTTCAAGAACTGAGATGATGAGATGCATCAACATTGGATTGTTATGTGTGCAACAAAATATAGCTGATAGGCCAACTATGACTTCAGTTATTCTCATGCTCACTGGCAACTCTCTCACTCTTCCAGTACCCTCACAGCCAGCATTTTTTATGGGTGCATCCGACTTTTCAAAGGTTGTAGAATTGGATCAAGCTCAAAGCAGCAGTTCTGTCCAAAAATCTGTTAATGAGGCTTCAATTACTGAACTATCACCTCGCTAA
- the LOC112196075 gene encoding putative receptor-like protein kinase At4g00960 isoform X1, translated as MVFSSFGFGIFLSVQLLVLVIIEAVDLHFVCSNNRGNYTNGSVYQKNLDDFLSSLVTNKSSNGYGFYKSSFGQDDDVVDKVHAIGLCRPDLIPDASLSTFNDSAYNLTRACPNQKEAIIWNGYCMVRYSNRSFHLELSPSYNQSTTRNLSSSDVDSFNVDSFNSELEGLIRGMKYQAAAGGLQKKFATEKRRVMYSNNQSIFGKVQCIPDLSEEECGVCLDEGLRQLQKCCYGMDSATFGNPSCNLMYEVFTSDDPAEYGEPRTLSHPTPPSAKNLGGNKKSSTSAGTVIIIAMATVVSFLILIMSICIYLRVKYKRKRIEERAEEMKSAEALQFDFRSIRAATNNFSEANKLGRGGFGIVYSGILPDDKDIAVKRLSRDSAQGDLEFKTEVSLVARLQHRNLVRLLGFCLGKNEKILVYEFVPNGSLDQFIFGEVKRAHLDWDVRYKIIVGIARGLLYLHEDSRLKIIHRDLKASNILLDADMNPKIADFGMARLFDLDQSQGETRRVVGTYGYMAPEYVMRGQFSVKSDVFSFGVLVLEIVSGQKNSSFRNRGNVEDLLSYAWKNWRADTASNIIDPILSSGSRTEMMRCINIGLLCVQQNIADRPTMTSVILMLTGNSLTLPVPSQPAFFMGASDFSKVVELDQAQSSSSVQKSVNEASITELSPR; from the exons ATGGTTTTCTCAAGTTTTGGATTTGGAATTTTCCTTTCTGTACAACTTCTGGTACTCGTTATCATTGAAGCCGTTGATCTACACTTCGTTTGTTCAAACAACAGGGGTAACTACACCAACGGTAGTGTCTATCAGAAAAACCTCGACgactttctctcctccctcGTCACTAATAAGAGCAGCAACGGCTATGGCTTCTACAAATCCTCTTTTGGCCAAGACGATGATGTCGTCGACAAGGTTCATGCCATCGGGCTTTGTAGACCGGATCTTATACCGGATGCTTCCCTCAGTACCTTCAACGACTCGGCATACAATCTCACAAGGGCTTGTCCAAATCAGAAGGAGGCAATCATATGGAATGGGTATTGCATGGTACGCTACTCCAACCGCTCCTTTCATCTTGAGCTTTCTCCTAGTTACAATCAATCGACCACGAGAAACCTATCGTCGTCGGATGTCGATTCATTCAATGTCGATTCATTCAATTCTGAGCTGGAGGGGTTAATCAGAGGAATGAAATATCAAGCAGCTGCAGGTGGTCTTCAGAAAAAGTTTGCAACGGAAAAGAGAAGGGTTATGTATTCCAACAATCAATCAATATTTGGTAAAGTACAGTGCATTCCGGACTTGTCGGAGGAAGAGTGCGGTGTCTGCTTGGATGAGGGTCTGAGACAGCTTCAGAAATGTTGTTATGGGATGGATTCTGCGACATTTGGTAATCCGAGCTGTAATTTGATGTATGAAGTTTTCACCTCCGATGATCCAGCTGAATATGGTGAACCACGAACACTATCTCATCCTACTCCGCCATCAGCTAAAAATTTAGGag GAAATAAGAAGAGCAGCACATCTGCAGGGACCGTCATCATTATTGCTATGGCAACGGTTGTTTCCTTCTTGATTCTAATTATGTCCATCTGCATCTATCTGAGAGTGAAgtataaaaggaaaagaattgaAG AAAGAGCAGAAGAAATGAAATCTGCGGAAGCTTTGCAATTCGACTTTCGCTCCATTAGAGCTGCCACAAATAACTTTTCGGAAGCAAATAAACTTGGACGGGGAGGGTTTGGTATTGTTTACAGT GGTATACTTCCCGATGATAAGGACATAGCGGTTAAAAGGCTTTCGAGGGATTCTGCACAAGGAGATTTAGAATTCAAAACTGAGGTCTCGCTAGTGGCCAGGCTTCAACATAGGAATTTGGTTAGGCTTCTTGGTTTTTGCTtgggaaaaaatgaaaagattcTTGTTTATGAGTTTGTCCCTAACGGAAGTCTTGATCAATTCATATTTG GTGAAGTCAAGCGCGCACATTTGGATTGGGATGTTCGCTACAAAATCATAGTAGGCATTGCGAGAGGGCTCCTTTACCTCCATGAAGATTCTCGTCTTAAAATCATTCACCGTGATCTCAAAGCTAGCAACATTCTATTAGATGCAGACATGAACcccaaaattgcagattttggtaTGGCGAGATTGTTTGATCTTGATCAATCACAAGGCGAAACCAGACGAGTTGTGGGAACTTA CGGATATATGGCTCCAGAGTATGTGATGCGTGGACAATTTTCGGTTAAGTCTGATGTCTTTAGCTTTGGTGTCTTAGTTTTGGAGATAGTAAGTGGACAAAAGAATAGTTCTTTTCGTAATAGAGGAAATGTGGAGGATCTTCTAAGCTAT GCATGGAAAAATTGGAGAGCAGATACGGCTTCAAATATAATAGATCCCATCTTGAGTTCTGGTTCAAGAACTGAGATGATGAGATGCATCAACATTGGATTGTTATGTGTGCAACAAAATATAGCTGATAGGCCAACTATGACTTCAGTTATTCTCATGCTCACTGGCAACTCTCTCACTCTTCCAGTACCCTCACAGCCAGCATTTTTTATGGGTGCATCCGACTTTTCAAAGGTTGTAGAATTGGATCAAGCTCAAAGCAGCAGTTCTGTCCAAAAATCTGTTAATGAGGCTTCAATTACTGAACTATCACCTCGCTAA
- the LOC112196075 gene encoding putative receptor-like protein kinase At4g00960 isoform X3, with amino-acid sequence MEWVLHAAGGLQKKFATEKRRVMYSNNQSIFGKVQCIPDLSEEECGVCLDEGLRQLQKCCYGMDSATFGNPSCNLMYEVFTSDDPAEYGEPRTLSHPTPPSAKNLGGNKKSSTSAGTVIIIAMATVVSFLILIMSICIYLRVKYKRKRIEERAEEMKSAEALQFDFRSIRAATNNFSEANKLGRGGFGIVYSGILPDDKDIAVKRLSRDSAQGDLEFKTEVSLVARLQHRNLVRLLGFCLGKNEKILVYEFVPNGSLDQFIFGEVKRAHLDWDVRYKIIVGIARGLLYLHEDSRLKIIHRDLKASNILLDADMNPKIADFGMARLFDLDQSQGETRRVVGTYGYMAPEYVMRGQFSVKSDVFSFGVLVLEIVSGQKNSSFRNRGNVEDLLSYAWKNWRADTASNIIDPILSSGSRTEMMRCINIGLLCVQQNIADRPTMTSVILMLTGNSLTLPVPSQPAFFMGASDFSKVVELDQAQSSSSVQKSVNEASITELSPR; translated from the exons ATGGAATGGGTATTGCATG CTGCAGGTGGTCTTCAGAAAAAGTTTGCAACGGAAAAGAGAAGGGTTATGTATTCCAACAATCAATCAATATTTGGTAAAGTACAGTGCATTCCGGACTTGTCGGAGGAAGAGTGCGGTGTCTGCTTGGATGAGGGTCTGAGACAGCTTCAGAAATGTTGTTATGGGATGGATTCTGCGACATTTGGTAATCCGAGCTGTAATTTGATGTATGAAGTTTTCACCTCCGATGATCCAGCTGAATATGGTGAACCACGAACACTATCTCATCCTACTCCGCCATCAGCTAAAAATTTAGGag GAAATAAGAAGAGCAGCACATCTGCAGGGACCGTCATCATTATTGCTATGGCAACGGTTGTTTCCTTCTTGATTCTAATTATGTCCATCTGCATCTATCTGAGAGTGAAgtataaaaggaaaagaattgaAG AAAGAGCAGAAGAAATGAAATCTGCGGAAGCTTTGCAATTCGACTTTCGCTCCATTAGAGCTGCCACAAATAACTTTTCGGAAGCAAATAAACTTGGACGGGGAGGGTTTGGTATTGTTTACAGT GGTATACTTCCCGATGATAAGGACATAGCGGTTAAAAGGCTTTCGAGGGATTCTGCACAAGGAGATTTAGAATTCAAAACTGAGGTCTCGCTAGTGGCCAGGCTTCAACATAGGAATTTGGTTAGGCTTCTTGGTTTTTGCTtgggaaaaaatgaaaagattcTTGTTTATGAGTTTGTCCCTAACGGAAGTCTTGATCAATTCATATTTG GTGAAGTCAAGCGCGCACATTTGGATTGGGATGTTCGCTACAAAATCATAGTAGGCATTGCGAGAGGGCTCCTTTACCTCCATGAAGATTCTCGTCTTAAAATCATTCACCGTGATCTCAAAGCTAGCAACATTCTATTAGATGCAGACATGAACcccaaaattgcagattttggtaTGGCGAGATTGTTTGATCTTGATCAATCACAAGGCGAAACCAGACGAGTTGTGGGAACTTA CGGATATATGGCTCCAGAGTATGTGATGCGTGGACAATTTTCGGTTAAGTCTGATGTCTTTAGCTTTGGTGTCTTAGTTTTGGAGATAGTAAGTGGACAAAAGAATAGTTCTTTTCGTAATAGAGGAAATGTGGAGGATCTTCTAAGCTAT GCATGGAAAAATTGGAGAGCAGATACGGCTTCAAATATAATAGATCCCATCTTGAGTTCTGGTTCAAGAACTGAGATGATGAGATGCATCAACATTGGATTGTTATGTGTGCAACAAAATATAGCTGATAGGCCAACTATGACTTCAGTTATTCTCATGCTCACTGGCAACTCTCTCACTCTTCCAGTACCCTCACAGCCAGCATTTTTTATGGGTGCATCCGACTTTTCAAAGGTTGTAGAATTGGATCAAGCTCAAAGCAGCAGTTCTGTCCAAAAATCTGTTAATGAGGCTTCAATTACTGAACTATCACCTCGCTAA